A window of Pararge aegeria chromosome 27, ilParAegt1.1, whole genome shotgun sequence genomic DNA:
TATAAATAGCTCTGCTCTAAGTAAAACATTACTACTTATATCTTAGGAACACATATATAATACCTCATTCTAGAGTTATGTGAAGTGATCGGAAAGGGTGGAGAGACTTCATATTTACGTGGGCTGACGACGATGATTTCAGAACACGTACAAAAACGGCCCAGGCTGGCCAACTCTAGAAATCAAACTAAATAAAGAGGTGACACAAATAAAATGGCCGAAAGACTCGACGGGTAAAGTGCAGGTAGTCTGCAAAGATGGCGACGTGTTCACAGCTGACAATGCGATAGTTACAGTGTCTCTCGGAGTACTAAAGGAAAGGTATAACTGTTAAACTATTAACAttagtttatttacttactagctgatacccgtgACTTCCCTCGCGTTGGGTTATATATTAAGGTGTTTTGATTCCCGCGGGACTCTCTTAtttctcgggataaaaataaataatagtttagaaaaactaaaaaacacgctttttatagaaaaccgaactaaaaaatagaaaatatattttaataaatttaaattaagaatagtgttaaaaatttcaataaatataaattaataatagttcaCACTATTGGAATTACCTAAGGAACTATTTGACATATTATACgtatccttttccatagcataggtgacatgcataccaaatttcaaagctttaGCTTAagctgcccgcggcttagcacttttagaattttcaattttccctcgggaactacttaaagaACCGATTCCTAGCTTTACATATGATTAAGCTACTGTGCTGACCGCTCACCGTTGTATATACCCCTagtatatggagggtagaggtaaggagagtcatcttatatgggagaaaagttgaaaaagtgtccagtgtatgcgctaaataacagttcaaaaatcctccacaatggcgctggtggatgcacagggtatggtatgaatgtagcaatcgtagatgaattgaagtatgccgagttaaaaaatttaatgtcattatcgactaaagtagttaattattgagaatttcaacaacttacgttgtacaaaatattgtggtaaatataaccatacttccttgtttatttttcaagcctactctaacaatatttatatttggcgcttcttttaagagttaccctgatgcaaatgtggcgccatcctaaattaaaacattttgacgacactttttcatatacacagatgactctccttacctctaccctccataccctAGAAGGAAGAGAGGCGAGGAtgactacatttttttttaaattttttttacggcCCTGGATTCAAGGCCTTCAAAGACAACTGtaatctgatctgccgtcaccaaagCTAAAGCTAATTGTTTTCAGGCACACAAATCTATTCGTCCCATCGCTACCAAAAGACAAAATAGAGTCCATAGACAAGGTACCAATGGGGGTGAtggacaaaataatattgagtTTCGACACGCTTTCGCTACCGGACGGGACTTTTTTCGGGTTTCTGTGGAGGGGGGCGGATAAAAGGAGGGTTAGGAAGGAGGATTACTGGACGACAAGGATATTTGGATGTAGCAGACCCATGGGCTCGGGAACTGCGCTCACTTTTTGGACTTCTGGCGACGTCGGGAAATTGGTAggcttacttttctaagttatgtgcgttttcagtaattgaaatatcacttggttcaacggtgaaggaaaacatcgtgaggaaacctgcatgcctgagggttctacataatgttctcaaaggcgtgtggagtccaccaatccgcactgggccagcgtggtggactacggcctaaacctcctcattctgagagataGCCGGATCGGATTGTCGAATATAGATTGATTCAATGATTTAGAAATTGAttaatgattgattgattgatcatTGATTGATATGAAATGTTATTttgatgttatattatttgcagcaactactgagtttcttgccggctcttctcggtagaatctgctttctgaaccggtggtagagtcactacaaacagacatacttgacgtttcaaaagttcttatagagtaggcctacttgaaagcgAATGAGATGATACGATGATATCTAGATTGATGTATGatcgattgattgattgattgattgatgtaTGATTGATTGAGTGATTGATTGAGTGATTGATGTATGctcgattgattgattgattgattgattgattgatgtaTGATTGATTGAGTGATTGATTGAGTGAATGATGTATGATTGATTGATCGATGTatgattgattttatttatgtgtgatTGAtgattgatatattattttgatgttatattatttgcagGTAGAAACTTTACCGGAGGACGTAGTCAAAAGGAAAGTGGTGGAACTTCTGAGAATGTTCATGGGAAAAAATATGACCGTTACAGAACCGACTGGTATTATAAGgtaaaaattttgtaataacagcttaaaaaaactgtttgagCGCTTAGCATAATACCATCTATTATGACCAGACATAAGACAGCctaatgtgtgtttgtttgtttgactttaaccattttataattttttttaaattattatttttgtaaatttaaaatggatataaaaattTTGGGAATCGACAGGATTGGAACCTGCGActttctggcaatcgcggcctgagatTTTAACCAATTAtactacggctctcctaccgtcgatgccgagaTTAGTATATGCCGTTCACATCAGTCTATAACGACTATACTATTTAACTTGGTCTGCtaactattattactataagaaaACAAACTTATTATCACCTACAGAAATCCCCGAGAAAACAGTCGATTTGcgcatatatataaaaaaacgttaaaacaaagtcaaagttaaaaatatctttattcaagtaggcccataggtgacacttttgatgcgtacattacatgagaattacacgatagtgagttgatggcgataaccatatttgtaactaaagctacgagggttcccaacgcgtcctggtctaagaagcccacaacaaacttagcggggtgttttttttgttatcaccatctcacatttaaaactattagaaaagcaacctggttagagtaataattctcccccaagcttttttatcgatttcgtAGTCCTTTTATAGGacctttctataagcttacatttaacACAAACTGAACGTCGGACGGACAAAGTCGCCGGCAGCAGCTAGTGACGATATAGTTTGTCGACAGATCTAATTGGTACACCAACCCGTTCACTCGAGGCAGCTATACATATGATAACCTTGAAGTTAAGAAGTACCCGAACGCCCGCGCGTCGCTAGCGGAGCCCCTGCGAGACTCCGCCGGGAGACCTaaggtattttgtttttcacTAGAGCAAGAGTGTTCCAAGGGCAATTCTTTAACTATACAATCAAAatttccacgcgaacgaagtcgcgggcagcgtAAGTCGTACACTGATTGTTTTAGACCGTAagaacagtttatttaaaaaataaaaataaagttgctGACAAAATAAAACCCCTGAAAATACGACGGATGTTGTTAGTttcacgtgtgtgtgtgtgtgtgcgtgcgtgcgtgcgtgcgtgcgtgccgcaatgaaaaatagaaaacttgaaaatgatttatttttctgatcatatattttttttagtagttgtagaactactaaaaaaataaatatcatcatatctACCCTTTACCAGCCAACTAAAGGGCGTACGttgcctcccacaatgaggaggggttaagttAAATAagcttacttataaaatattaagattataaatatatttgactgCTACCTAGGATCTaacgaattattttttatttaccttaccttatatattaaaaggtaaataaaaaatagtaggaTCCTCTTTGGACGTTCGCGGCGACATATTGACTACACATTTTCAATGTCCCGTTATTAAGATTTCTGTGTATGTGGTATACTGCATTAGTATGCACCGTGAATTATGTTTTagttatactttatttataggtattgtTCGCTGGCGAGGCAACAGACCCCACCCATTTCTCAACAGTACACGGTGCCAGCGATTCAGGTTACAGGGAAGCTATGAGATTATTGCCTAACAGTAAAATATAGCGTATCCTATATTTTATACAGGGTTGTGTAAACATACCAGAAACCTCTCGGCCTTGTAATttctatcattaaaactaacaacaattcagtattattttttttatacaaaaaaaaatacatgttatttctgtaaagtgacattacactgtggaaCCGAATACATGTGATTCAACAACTTCTAgtagtcgggtcagtgaccgcGTGATAGAGTTGAGGTTCGCGCGCTTCtgccgatgttacattatagagtagtaacaagtagagttaCTATgtcaaatattgaatatttcacaaagtttcgagttaaaaaaaatagtcgtagaacaaaagtttttagtttcaatgtaaacaactacaggccgagagctttctggcaCTTTTTATTTGACCCTGTATATGCCAAAACTGCCATATTAACTAacctaaacttataaaaatgtgaaGTTTATCAATGAAATCTAGTTCTCGTTCTAACATAATCGAagatttttattccaaaatgtactatacttttttttttttcaatattctgTTTATTTGTCGTCTGTGGCAAAAAGCGGtaagtctttattatttaaagaattatgtcggcgagagaatgagatagaattcATAACACATTCTATTTTAGTCACCATAGAAAGTGATaagtaatataatgttttacatCAAATAATACTTAGTacggtagaaaaaaaaatttgaaaaaaaattttggaaGAAAGGAGTGGATactcaagcgtgccacaacccttaagtgacgaccacgaccgctctgacaagagcgaaccgactgagaggaaaaagaaaaaaaaaataaccttagtTCGGTTTATTTTCACAGGTAGGCTTACATTGTTAAATGATTTGTTTACGTTTAGTGGCAGGTGTGACTTTTATAAAAaggcagataaaaaaaaaccctgtgcaAATCACACAGGACAGAAGTGCTACTTCTGAAAGAAAAacatgataatacaaacaaaacgaTACGGTACGATTTTAGTAACGCCTTATAAAAGAAGAAACCAAGGCATGCATTTACCAATCAAAAATCGATTTTCACtcggcaactcatataacctaacttgtctatggttcttatTGACACAAGGTAGgaggtattttgtgtttttgtattatcatatttttaatttttcgtatggatttaagataattaaaaaacaagcgaatttatattttcttgcaTCTGTCAAGTGTCTGTTTACGAGTATCTTAAACTTTACGATCTGCCGAATCGGTGTCTTTACTTTAGACGCCATCTAACTCAGTAAGACATCACTTGTGAGttcgtaaaacgtttttttttctctctagcAATCACAaagtaaatgttatttttgaggATTTCCTAACATCCAATACTGTTTCCAAGTAttgccactagatggcgctatttagGTTCCATagaaatcgtagttaactttaacgcgatcgaataggtaaACGTAGGTAAAACATCTCACAGGCAACCTGACCGTCTTAGCAATACTATCGAAATCGTAATGCATCGAACAAAATTAGAGTTAGCTGTAAAACaagtttaaataagttttaagcCATAAAATGGATATAATTTTCTTACGAAATCGCCCCTTTGTCTtgtctaatattattaatggtCAGTGATCGGAATAGGTAGAGTATCGCAGAACAGGGACGGAAAATGGAGACTTCCTcactactatattttttttcgcgTACATTTCGGGACATCACTAAAAATGCTATTATTAATACTGTTAAAGAATTCGCTTTCTTTGGTTTACGAGagttaagaaaaattaaatatattatttatttatttttacatattgttAGTAGGATAGGGCCACTTATGCTGTACTgtaaaacaaatgaatgaaagttGACATTTAAACCTTTAAAGAGacattatctatatttattttgttgcactctgagtgaactcacaaatatagcgatttggattttatcatataaactatagttatatatattattaaaatttacataacatgctgcattgtcgtattaggataactttttcctgtaatgacaaaaatgacaaaaaagagaaagtgtgtgggtatgatccgtataggctccgaaacggctggaccgatttcaatgaaactttcagggaatctccggattaacctggcgagtaatcctgtaaactTTGGTGACgctcggagcactcctatttttgaactgtcaaactgtcaaatacagcttttattaactatgatgatattctattgttgggtgtacatgggtgtagataatgatcttcacccgctcgagaagagaatagaagagaatgtatacggagagaaataaatgatttaatatattatgagacttaaattaaaaatgtaatgatgtaagtttattgtttaaataaaataaagcaaaatctagcccggcgaagcgggctgggtacgttaGTGCTAAATAAAAGTATCCAGTAGCAAATCGATTATTTTGtagatgaaatatatataaattaacaaaaattttattttccaaactgcaaaatggaataatcctatcaaattagtgtattgtcatcgatcctcgatatatcttcaaagtttgaacgaaatcagaccgtttgatgATGGTCAAAACCATGTACAAAAGAGtaggttacaaacatacatcccCCTCGCTTTTTTACCAtagaaccgcgaggcaccgtaaggatctgcatacctacgtggtcgatataccgcggacgcgtacgaagcgcttcgcatcttcgtttctgattcgcaccgccaggatctggaatgctcttccagcttccattttccccagtgcctacaatatgagtaccttcaaataaagagtgaataggcatcttctaggcaagcgcgctccacattaggctgcatcatcgcttaccatcaggcgtgattgcagtcaagcgctcgtctataaataaaaatataacagaaacatacaggtgaagctaataaataaataaataaataaatatactacgacaatacacacagcgccatctagtcccaaagtaagcgtagcttgtgttatgggtactaagataactgatgaatgattttaatgaataatatacataaatacttataatatatagataaacacccaggacactgaaaaacattcacgttcatcacacaaatattgtccagttgtgggaatcgaacccacggctcagaaagcagggtcgctgcccactgcgccaaccgaccGTCCGACCGATAAAGAGCTTATTTGTATGTCATTCCTTCAAGCCCTCAATAAGCAATcgataaacttaatttttggcatagagtactTTTTTATCAAACGGTACCCACGGGATTTCAGAAAACCGCCAATACCAAAACTACATATCCTTTTGAATTTTTAGCAGTTcttgtaaattcaaattcaaaaatgttctattcatgtagaccttatcacaggtgtatgaagcgttcatacatataacatgttaccactaatgtaaggggatggcgataactgacggccgactggtgcagtgggcagcgaccctgctttctgagtccaagaccgtgggttcgattcccactactggaaaatgtttgtgtgatgagcatgaattttttttcagtgtctggctgtttatatgtgtaatctaagtatttatgtattttattcataaaaaatattcatcagttatcttagtacccataacacaagctacgcttactttggggctagatggcgatgtgtgtattgtcgtagtatatttatttatttatttataactacattcgtttacttaaaactaaagctaggagggttcacaacgcgccctgctctaagagtagctcacaacaaacttagccaggttttttttgttaacaccatctcacaatcGAATTAACATTTCGCTGTGAAGTTAGACCAATTtatacctaagcttttttaacattcatgtaatccttaacataataataggattttcctataagcttacgttttataaaaactttgaactcattgagagacatctcaaggatttcatcttgtaatttgttacaaaatgatatacaattacccttaaaccAATAATggatactgatttttttttttaaatactaaagcTATGGCCCTTTTGTATACTTAACTGTGAGTAAGAAATGTCCCGAAAAAAAATGTAGTCGAAAGGAAGTCTCAACTTTTTTCTCTGTTCCtcgaagtttatataaatattaaaagttgcTCCACCCATTCCGATCACTTCTCATAACTCAAAACCGAGATATTATAGGCCTTATATGTGTGTTCCTAAGATATAGTAATGTGTTACTTAGAGcagagttatatatatatatatatatatatatatataggtacgttatacaatatatatttttgtattggatttataaaaattgtatttataatatttaatgtaatttactAACATTTAAGtccatgttatacatatattattaagtagtattcATAACCAATGTCAACTGTATAACCGGCCCGTACGCAGCACGGAATGAGAAGGTtgtaggccgttgtccaccacgctggcccagtgcgggttggtggacttcacacacctttaaaacattatggacATCGGGGTGCGGGGTGCGGGGTGTGGTGTGCTGCACACAGCCGCCATTTACAACGTCCATCCTCGTAGAAAGTAGACGATACACTGAAGAACAAAAGTCCAGTACCGTCGGATCTGTTAAAATCGGGCGCGTAAATGCGGTGCGAATATCCTCCAGTAGCGGCGGATCatatataagaatataataagAATTGGTGCCAAAAAACTATACtatgatatattaaatatatttacatgtaTGTATAGGATGCTTCTGTAGTTTGatgtttttgtgtaatttttttttaaatatataaacggaAATTTTTGGATTCCTATGGAATCAACATTGTCTGTACTCAAATTgaatttttgctttattttatgtgaCTTAAAGTTATCTTTTCGAAGTTCTGTAATAATAGTGTAACgaagaaagaaaattatataaatctgAAATTTGTACTTacattaatgattttattaaaggCGGAGACATAATATTCGATTCACCCGCCTTAGTAAAGATTTGCTAGCTAAAATCGTTTTCGAGCGTGTCGTACtttaacatcggagtaaaatgaaaCCTATTTGCAAACcactaaagctcaaatttgtctaTAATTCTTTAGCTCGTTCTTTTGACAGAACGGTTGTAAAACAAAACGCAGAAgcacaggatttgcgactttaaAACTAGTTACACTtagttcattttactttgacgatgcaTAGTTTGATATGCGACAACGATTGCGAGCGCGAAATTCTTGTACCTACTAAGGCTTCAGAGCTTTAGAAATTCGCACCTGCATGGGACTGGAATTTGAAGATGCGACCGTATACATCTGTATACGGGATTCTCTTCAAATTCcattcttattattaaaataataactttaaaaaagtaatGCACATTTtgccttaaaaataataaattatatcgaGTGCCTTAATCAATTAACAATAATCAACTCATTAGatgacattaataaataaaactattaaattaattttagtgtTCACTTAAAAACACTAGCACAAAACCGTTTCCAactattttgtacaaaaatctcttaagtaaactaaattgacagttctAAATAAGTGCTAACGAAAAGTTTATTTCACGCTCTAGTCAAGTATTCTAAAACGAAAAAATagataagaaaattttatttaaaattatattaagaaggtagtgttttattttatcggcCCATCGTTTTTTATTgcgattattatataaatatacagaaatgCTGAAATCTTGAGATGTATTTAATCATAttgtttagaaattataaagtttataacgtttttacagtttttaataaaggaatattattgatatgtttgttttttatttaccattttcatcacatcgacccattaccgacccattacagagcacgggtcttctcccacaatgagaaggggttaaggccgtagtccaccacgctggcccagtgtggattggtggactccacgcaccttagaaaacattatgtggatctctcaggcatgcaggtttccttacgatgttttccttcaccgttgaagcaagtgatatttaaattgactatttgacggctgattggcgcagtgggcagcgaccctgctttctgagtccaaggccgtgggttcgattcccacaactggacaacacttgtgtgatgcacatgaatgtttttcagtgtgtgggtgcttatctatacattataagtatttatgtatattattcataaaaaatattcatcagatatcttagtacccaaaacacaagctacgcttactttgggactagatggcgatgtgtgtattgtagaataaaaataaaaaaatacttaaaacgcacataagttagaggtgctcggattcgaactcggcccctcaaaAATGAAGTCTAGCTcccacccaatgcgctatcaaaCGTTTGTAAATGTGCCTAGTAAACATGTACCATCAAATTTCTAAAAACTTCACTGGCTTATTGGAATTATCTTATCTAAAGTTGtaactatataacatacatttaCACTATATTTACTcacactattttatttatttgttttccaaataaataaaataaaatactagtcTTGAGTATACGTGGAGCGTATTGTtatcaataaaacaattattattgaaagactagagtttcaattatttttttaatgtttccaaTTAAAAAACCCTTTAGGCTGACCGCACATTGGTCATATCGCCCGAGCAATTAGGTGCAATCAATTTTATATTCGCtgagtttaaaaattcagtgcacttaattttatattggcgtcataaaataatatttgcttGCGTTTACAAGCAGTACACACAAATAGAGCATCGAAATTGCTTGGGAAACTTTTTTTATGACTAACAGCATATCCGTTCAGCCTTCCATAGCTGGGCAAAGGTCATCTTTCTCTCTTTCCTcgatttctttattttagtaCAAGTTATCCCtaggctgcaatctcacctagtggtaagccATGATGAattcttagatggtagcgggctaacgtgttagagattttaaactaagattttcgggACTcgtgagtcccgtcgtgaccacgatccatgcaactgggtcgaaatatcgacaaattcaatcGATCTATGCTTAAGTAACCTTTTACCTTTTCGGAcacacagatcttcggcaatataccctctacgcacgtttcgctgcgaaaccgcagcatcatcaggagatgttgactttacaatgaataattgtta
This region includes:
- the LOC120635699 gene encoding spermine oxidase-like isoform X1 — protein: MERLQWIVIAAILRCTACHESSMPQPWDTIVVGLGSAGTTAASILASAGRRVLALEAQDRIGGRVLTVPFGDGVVEVGAEWIHGTKRSRVFDSAINNNVSVVPQDLAFSVFNSDGSSADNALINELLDFCMGAVERPERPEPLGQFITRKLMDYLKEKHPDVLKNKDFLDEFLELMNLFINNYEASNDWNDVSAQTNYAELGGHQHMSWHRHGYKTFFDILLNTYKNGPGWPTLEIKLNKEVTQIKWPKDSTGKVQVVCKDGDVFTADNAIVTVSLGVLKERHTNLFVPSLPKDKIESIDKVPMGVMDKIILSFDTLSLPDGTFFGFLWRGADKRRVRKEDYWTTRIFGCSRPMGSGTALTFWTSGDVGKLVETLPEDVVKRKVVELLRMFMGKNMTVTEPTGIIRSNWYTNPFTRGSYTYDNLEVKKYPNARASLAEPLRDSAGRPKVLFAGEATDPTHFSTVHGASDSGYREAMRLLPNSKI
- the LOC120635699 gene encoding spermine oxidase-like isoform X2, coding for MPQPWDTIVVGLGSAGTTAASILASAGRRVLALEAQDRIGGRVLTVPFGDGVVEVGAEWIHGTKRSRVFDSAINNNVSVVPQDLAFSVFNSDGSSADNALINELLDFCMGAVERPERPEPLGQFITRKLMDYLKEKHPDVLKNKDFLDEFLELMNLFINNYEASNDWNDVSAQTNYAELGGHQHMSWHRHGYKTFFDILLNTYKNGPGWPTLEIKLNKEVTQIKWPKDSTGKVQVVCKDGDVFTADNAIVTVSLGVLKERHTNLFVPSLPKDKIESIDKVPMGVMDKIILSFDTLSLPDGTFFGFLWRGADKRRVRKEDYWTTRIFGCSRPMGSGTALTFWTSGDVGKLVETLPEDVVKRKVVELLRMFMGKNMTVTEPTGIIRSNWYTNPFTRGSYTYDNLEVKKYPNARASLAEPLRDSAGRPKVLFAGEATDPTHFSTVHGASDSGYREAMRLLPNSKI